A genomic window from Candidatus Kouleothrix ribensis includes:
- a CDS encoding DUF2270 domain-containing protein → MPRSQTQSAPPPVAATVHIYRGLMDRATTWRLRIDNPTNWAIVTCGTSVSFALSDETHSHAVLLLVMLFTIMFLVIEARRTRYYDLWSSWLRLLETEYLALILRDNRVTANDTWQELIVRDLGFPHFKATFWTMLQRRLRDNYMAIYLFLLVSWLLKLLQRPAGPSPCAADAYMCHAAVGPIPGWLVFLGIGLFYTLLAAITLLGYPSREASIEIMSRERTLQKVVSPLQQPVGRLQWHAEPAPAGTDALRDNVSIVED, encoded by the coding sequence ATGCCCCGATCGCAAACGCAATCCGCGCCACCGCCGGTCGCCGCTACCGTGCATATCTACCGCGGCCTGATGGATCGCGCCACGACCTGGCGCCTGCGAATCGATAACCCCACCAACTGGGCGATAGTGACCTGCGGCACGTCTGTGAGCTTTGCGCTCAGCGATGAAACCCACTCGCATGCGGTGCTGCTGCTGGTGATGCTGTTTACGATCATGTTTCTGGTGATCGAGGCCCGGCGCACCCGCTACTATGATCTATGGAGCAGCTGGCTACGGCTGCTCGAGACGGAGTATCTGGCGCTGATCTTGCGCGACAACCGCGTGACGGCGAACGATACCTGGCAGGAGCTGATCGTGCGCGACCTGGGCTTCCCGCATTTCAAGGCCACATTCTGGACTATGCTCCAGCGGCGCCTGCGCGATAACTACATGGCGATCTACCTGTTTCTGCTGGTATCGTGGCTGCTGAAGCTGCTACAGCGGCCGGCCGGCCCCAGCCCGTGCGCTGCCGATGCATATATGTGCCACGCTGCGGTCGGGCCGATACCCGGCTGGCTGGTATTCCTGGGCATCGGGCTGTTCTACACACTGCTGGCCGCAATTACACTGCTGGGCTATCCATCGCGCGAGGCCAGCATCGAGATCATGTCGCGCGAGCGCACGCTTCAGAAGGTTGTCTCGCCGCTGCAGCAGCCGGTCGGCCGGCTCCAGTGGCATGCCGAGCCAGCGCCGGCCGGCACCGACGCACTCAGGGACAATGTATCGATCGTGGAAGACTGA
- the pstB gene encoding phosphate ABC transporter ATP-binding protein, with product MSDASLSPRSGPPVPTAANQREAFGSGKAKLEARKFSFYYGSFQALRDVSLRMRECSITAIIGPSGCGKSTFLRAINRMHDQTPGARGEGEIVLDGQNIYAPGTDSVLLRRRIGMVFQRPNAFAKSIFDNVAYGLRVAGRLNRSQLAERVEHALRQAALWDEVKDKLDQSALSLSGGQQQRLCIARAVAPNPEVLLMDEPCSALDPIATLKIEELMMELRREYTIVIVTHNMQQAARASDETAFMLMDPATRAGQLVEFGPTTQIFTRPHDRRTEDYVTGRFG from the coding sequence ATGAGCGACGCATCATTAAGCCCCCGTAGCGGGCCGCCAGTGCCGACTGCGGCGAACCAGCGCGAAGCGTTCGGCAGCGGCAAGGCCAAGCTCGAGGCCCGCAAGTTCAGCTTCTACTATGGGAGCTTTCAGGCGCTGCGCGATGTGAGCCTGCGCATGCGCGAGTGCAGCATCACCGCGATCATTGGGCCGTCGGGCTGCGGCAAATCGACATTTCTGCGCGCGATCAACCGTATGCACGACCAGACGCCCGGCGCGCGCGGCGAGGGCGAGATCGTGCTCGATGGGCAGAATATCTACGCGCCCGGCACCGACTCGGTGCTGCTGCGCCGGCGGATCGGCATGGTGTTCCAGCGGCCAAACGCGTTTGCCAAGTCGATCTTCGATAATGTCGCGTATGGCTTGCGCGTCGCCGGCAGGCTCAACCGCAGCCAGCTGGCCGAGCGGGTCGAGCACGCGCTGCGCCAGGCCGCGCTGTGGGACGAAGTGAAAGACAAACTCGACCAATCGGCGCTTAGCCTCTCGGGCGGGCAGCAGCAGCGCCTGTGCATTGCGCGTGCGGTCGCGCCGAACCCCGAGGTGCTGCTCATGGACGAGCCATGCTCGGCGCTTGACCCGATCGCAACGCTCAAAATCGAAGAGCTGATGATGGAGCTGCGCCGCGAGTACACGATCGTGATCGTGACGCACAACATGCAGCAGGCTGCGCGCGCCTCCGACGAGACGGCGTTCATGCTGATGGACCCGGCCACACGCGCCGGCCAGCTGGTCGAGTTCGGGCCAACCACGCAGATCTTCACGCGCCCGCACGATCGGCGCACCGAAGATTACGTTACCGGGCGTTTCGGCTAG
- a CDS encoding substrate-binding domain-containing protein translates to MQRLSRIIAFGYIAICLAALAATFALGPLGYAPFPLVAAPARAPVVLTIWYGSEKKEWLEAAAQRFSATNPTANGRPIQLRLKSLGARELAERLVNQDWRGDLPPVVVSPSSALWLDALNAPIVRSGADAPRALVLSPLVVVGWRERTRVLWPAAPRDFWRELQAALANDGGWKALGGQPGWGFVKLGHTSPLTSNSGTQALVLMAYGFFGKTSGLSAADLANPELAAWLGPIEAAVPSFSDSTGAFMDDLVRSGPAKFDFGVVYENLALQNMDAAQKRQGQPLQIFYPPATILSDHPYALVDGAWVQADERAAAATFRDFLVGRAAQQLALQYGFRPVDQGVSISAGEPNNPFTKYAPNGVQVSIAEQVQLPPADVLGALVQLWDRTFKH, encoded by the coding sequence ATGCAACGTCTCTCGCGCATCATCGCATTCGGGTATATCGCGATCTGTCTGGCCGCACTGGCCGCGACCTTCGCGCTTGGCCCGCTTGGCTACGCCCCCTTTCCACTGGTGGCCGCCCCGGCGCGCGCGCCAGTGGTGCTGACGATCTGGTATGGCAGCGAAAAGAAGGAGTGGCTCGAAGCGGCCGCGCAGCGCTTTAGCGCCACCAACCCCACCGCGAACGGGCGCCCGATCCAGCTGCGCCTGAAGAGCCTGGGCGCACGCGAGCTCGCCGAGCGCCTGGTCAACCAGGATTGGCGCGGCGATCTGCCACCGGTGGTCGTTAGCCCCTCGAGTGCGCTCTGGCTCGATGCGCTCAATGCGCCGATCGTGCGCAGCGGTGCCGACGCGCCGCGCGCGCTGGTGCTCAGCCCGCTGGTGGTGGTGGGCTGGCGCGAGCGTACCCGCGTGCTCTGGCCGGCGGCTCCGCGCGATTTCTGGCGCGAGCTCCAGGCGGCGCTGGCCAACGATGGCGGCTGGAAGGCCCTGGGTGGCCAGCCCGGCTGGGGCTTCGTGAAGCTCGGCCACACCTCGCCGCTTACCTCGAACAGCGGCACACAGGCGCTCGTTCTGATGGCCTACGGTTTCTTCGGCAAGACATCGGGCCTGAGTGCGGCCGACCTCGCTAACCCCGAGCTGGCGGCCTGGCTTGGCCCGATCGAGGCGGCGGTGCCTAGCTTCAGCGATAGCACCGGCGCGTTTATGGACGATTTGGTGCGCTCGGGGCCGGCAAAATTCGACTTCGGGGTGGTGTACGAGAACCTGGCGCTCCAGAATATGGACGCCGCCCAGAAGCGCCAGGGCCAGCCGCTCCAGATCTTCTACCCGCCTGCGACCATCCTGAGCGACCACCCATACGCGCTGGTTGACGGCGCGTGGGTGCAGGCCGATGAGCGCGCGGCCGCGGCCACATTTCGCGATTTCCTGGTTGGGCGCGCGGCACAGCAGCTGGCGCTGCAGTACGGCTTCCGGCCGGTCGACCAGGGCGTCTCGATCAGCGCGGGCGAGCCGAACAACCCGTTTACCAAATACGCGCCGAATGGTGTGCAGGTGAGCATCGCCGAGCAGGTGCAGCTGCCGCCGGCCGATGTGCTCGGCGCGCTGGTGCAGCTGTGGGATCGCACGTTCAAGCACTGA
- a CDS encoding 30S ribosomal protein S20, whose translation MANTNSSEKRIRSNERKRARNQMYRSRVKTMIRKAEELIFAGEPSDEAIRAAMSTLDKAAVKGIIHKNNAARRKSRLAKKLVKYQALAAAPAATTAKKSRTGKRTAKA comes from the coding sequence TTGGCGAACACCAATTCATCCGAGAAGCGTATTCGCTCGAACGAGCGTAAGCGCGCGCGCAACCAGATGTATCGCTCGCGCGTGAAGACCATGATCCGCAAGGCCGAAGAGCTGATCTTCGCGGGCGAGCCGAGCGACGAGGCCATTCGCGCGGCGATGAGCACGCTCGATAAGGCTGCGGTCAAGGGTATCATCCATAAAAACAACGCCGCGCGCCGCAAGTCGCGCCTGGCGAAGAAGCTGGTGAAGTACCAGGCGCTGGCTGCCGCCCCGGCTGCCACCACCGCCAAGAAAAGCCGCACGGGCAAGCGCACCGCCAAAGCCTAG
- the murJ gene encoding murein biosynthesis integral membrane protein MurJ — translation MTSTTPPAPARARFGPLLNTLIVAGGYLLSRLLGLVRDIIISSQFGTQAEYGAYRATFNLIDLIYIVVAGGALGSAFIPVFSGMLAERREHEAWRLASGLLNLASIGLIAAGLLIGLLAEPIVAATIGSGFAPAQRTLTVQLLRLMLVQPVLLGLGGLAKATLESFDRFALPAIGANLYNLGIIGGALLAPWLGIYGLVWGVVAGAALFLLIQLPGLLSVGARYSPVLGRGIPGLRQVGTLLAPRLFGQAAWQINLIAIASFASLFGAEAVAANGYALTLMLLPHGLIALSLGTVIFPQLARLHAAGNQAAFRATTLNALRSVLFLALPAAALLAALAAPIVRVLFERGKFSAESTALTAQVLVFYAFGLAAFAAAEIVVRSFYAMRDTRTPVLVGAAMVLANIGLGWAFIRAGMGLPGLALAFSIANTAEAGTLLLLLERRLGRLGGAFWRALAGMLLAALLAAAVLLLARGQLPMLAPGRPYSWRSEILPLGLWLAAAAGLAGLVYGGTAWLLGLPEARGALVRARRVLRRRADA, via the coding sequence ATGACCAGCACCACGCCGCCTGCGCCGGCCCGCGCGCGCTTCGGGCCGCTGCTCAACACACTGATCGTCGCAGGTGGCTACCTGCTCAGCCGCCTGCTCGGCCTGGTGCGCGATATCATTATCTCGTCGCAGTTCGGCACGCAGGCCGAGTATGGCGCCTACCGCGCCACCTTCAACCTGATCGATCTGATCTATATTGTGGTGGCCGGCGGCGCGCTCGGCTCGGCGTTCATCCCGGTGTTCTCGGGTATGCTGGCCGAGCGCCGCGAGCACGAGGCCTGGCGGTTGGCCAGCGGGCTGCTGAACCTGGCCAGTATTGGCCTGATCGCGGCCGGGCTGCTGATCGGCCTGCTGGCTGAGCCGATCGTCGCGGCCACGATCGGCAGCGGCTTCGCGCCGGCGCAGCGCACACTCACGGTGCAGCTGCTGCGGCTGATGCTGGTGCAGCCGGTGCTGCTGGGCCTGGGCGGGCTGGCCAAGGCCACGCTCGAGTCGTTCGACCGCTTCGCGCTGCCGGCGATTGGCGCAAACCTGTACAACCTGGGCATCATCGGCGGCGCGCTGCTGGCGCCCTGGCTGGGGATCTACGGGCTGGTGTGGGGCGTGGTCGCCGGTGCGGCGCTGTTTCTGCTGATCCAGCTGCCTGGCCTGTTGAGCGTTGGCGCGCGCTACAGCCCGGTGCTGGGCCGCGGCATCCCCGGCCTGCGCCAGGTTGGCACGCTGCTGGCGCCGCGGCTGTTTGGGCAGGCGGCCTGGCAGATCAACCTGATCGCTATCGCAAGCTTTGCCTCGCTGTTTGGTGCCGAGGCGGTGGCCGCCAACGGCTATGCGCTCACACTGATGCTGCTGCCGCATGGCCTGATCGCGCTGAGCCTCGGCACGGTGATCTTCCCGCAGCTGGCGCGCCTGCATGCCGCCGGTAACCAGGCCGCCTTCCGCGCTACTACACTCAATGCGCTACGTAGCGTGCTGTTTCTGGCCCTGCCGGCCGCCGCGCTGCTGGCCGCGCTGGCCGCGCCGATTGTGCGCGTGCTGTTCGAGCGCGGTAAGTTCAGCGCTGAGTCGACTGCTTTGACCGCGCAGGTGCTGGTGTTCTATGCATTCGGCCTGGCTGCCTTCGCGGCGGCCGAGATCGTTGTGCGCAGCTTCTACGCGATGCGGGATACGCGCACGCCGGTGCTGGTGGGGGCCGCGATGGTGCTGGCGAATATTGGCCTGGGTTGGGCGTTCATTCGCGCCGGCATGGGCCTGCCGGGGCTGGCGCTGGCCTTTAGCATCGCGAATACCGCCGAGGCCGGCACGCTGCTGCTGCTGCTCGAGCGCCGGCTGGGCCGGCTGGGCGGGGCGTTCTGGCGCGCGCTGGCGGGTATGCTGCTGGCCGCGCTGCTGGCTGCCGCCGTGCTGCTGCTGGCGCGTGGCCAGCTGCCTATGCTTGCGCCCGGCCGGCCATACAGCTGGCGCAGTGAGATACTACCGCTGGGGCTATGGCTGGCTGCGGCCGCTGGCCTGGCCGGGCTGGTGTATGGCGGCACCGCCTGGCTGCTAGGCCTGCCCGAGGCACGCGGCGCGCTTGTACGCGCCAGGCGTGTGCTACGCCGCCGGGCCGACGCGTAG
- a CDS encoding DinB family protein, which produces MLDFNLVRNHEKTMQQLADGLTIDDLRRLTNEMIDTMLGYIADSADEDVQAPIADPEANDTFAGTPEVVGLAWTLGHVIVHTTASAEESAALAAELARGVEFHGRSRSEVAWETVTTIAQCRARLEESRRMRLASLAMWPDQPYLENIYEPYASMGQINAVGRFIAGLSHDDSHLGQIERLAREARALRG; this is translated from the coding sequence ATGCTCGACTTCAACCTGGTGCGCAACCACGAGAAGACCATGCAGCAGCTGGCCGATGGCCTGACGATCGACGACCTGCGGCGCCTGACGAATGAGATGATCGATACCATGCTCGGCTACATCGCCGATTCGGCCGATGAAGATGTGCAGGCGCCGATCGCCGACCCCGAGGCCAACGATACCTTCGCCGGCACCCCCGAGGTGGTTGGGCTCGCCTGGACGCTGGGCCACGTGATTGTGCATACCACCGCCTCGGCCGAAGAGTCGGCGGCGCTGGCGGCCGAGCTGGCGCGCGGCGTCGAGTTTCACGGCCGTTCGCGTAGCGAAGTGGCCTGGGAAACCGTGACGACGATCGCGCAGTGCCGTGCGCGGCTCGAAGAGAGCCGGCGGATGCGCCTGGCCAGCCTGGCCATGTGGCCCGACCAGCCCTACCTCGAGAATATCTACGAGCCGTACGCGAGCATGGGCCAGATCAACGCGGTCGGGCGCTTCATCGCCGGCCTCTCGCACGACGACTCGCACCTCGGCCAGATCGAGCGGCTGGCACGCGAGGCGCGGGCGCTGCGCGGGTAG
- the xylB gene encoding xylulokinase, with amino-acid sequence MPRYFIGIDISTTASKALVIDTDGTLVASHSAPHALSTPRPLWSEQDPRQWWEASCTSLRAVLEHVRADDVAAVGLTGQMHGLTLLDARNQIVRPAILWNDQRSGPQCSAITAHVGAAWLYQQIGSLMLPGFTAPKIAWVREHEPAIFKQAAHILLPKDYVRLLLTGAYVTDVSDGSGMGLMDIGKRSWSDELLAALDLPRALLPELCEGPTVCAHVNAAGAAATGLREGTPVVGGAGDQPATAIGSGILRRGQTSITVGTSGVVFTANDQYQPEPDGRLHTFCHAVPGQWFHMGVMLSAAGGMRWLHDALAAGSSYAQLSDMAAPIARGAEGLLFVPYLTGERHPYPDPLARGAFVGLTLRSGLGDMVRAVMEGVAFGLRDNLELLRGLGVRPATAAVSGGASQSAVWRQILTDIAGIPLYTINSSEGAALGAAILAAVGAGAWPDVPSACDALIHQVDISEPDRAGVDDYERLYPIYRRLYPALRQSFAELAAFEG; translated from the coding sequence ATGCCACGCTATTTCATAGGGATCGACATTAGCACAACCGCATCCAAGGCGCTGGTGATCGACACAGACGGCACGCTGGTGGCCAGCCACAGCGCGCCGCACGCGCTCTCAACCCCGCGGCCGCTCTGGTCGGAGCAGGACCCGCGCCAGTGGTGGGAGGCGAGCTGCACCAGCCTGCGCGCGGTGCTCGAGCATGTGCGCGCCGATGATGTGGCCGCCGTCGGCCTGACGGGCCAGATGCACGGGCTGACGCTGCTCGACGCGCGTAACCAGATCGTGCGCCCGGCCATCCTATGGAACGACCAGCGCAGCGGCCCGCAGTGTAGTGCGATCACCGCGCACGTCGGCGCAGCATGGCTGTACCAGCAGATTGGCAGCCTGATGCTGCCGGGCTTCACTGCGCCGAAGATCGCCTGGGTGCGCGAGCACGAGCCGGCGATCTTCAAGCAGGCCGCGCACATTCTGCTGCCGAAAGACTACGTGCGCCTGCTGCTGACCGGCGCATACGTCACCGATGTATCGGACGGCTCGGGCATGGGGTTGATGGACATCGGCAAGCGCAGCTGGTCGGACGAGCTGCTGGCCGCGCTCGACCTGCCGCGCGCGCTGCTGCCCGAGCTGTGCGAAGGCCCTACGGTCTGCGCGCATGTCAATGCGGCTGGTGCGGCGGCCACTGGCCTGCGCGAAGGCACGCCGGTGGTCGGCGGTGCGGGCGATCAGCCGGCGACTGCGATCGGCAGCGGCATCCTGCGGCGTGGCCAGACCAGCATCACGGTGGGTACGTCGGGCGTGGTGTTTACGGCCAACGACCAGTATCAGCCCGAGCCGGATGGCCGGCTGCACACCTTCTGCCATGCCGTGCCGGGCCAGTGGTTCCATATGGGCGTCATGCTCAGCGCGGCCGGCGGCATGCGCTGGCTGCACGACGCGCTGGCGGCCGGCAGCAGCTACGCGCAGCTGAGCGACATGGCCGCGCCGATCGCGCGCGGGGCCGAGGGGTTACTATTCGTGCCATACCTGACCGGCGAGCGCCACCCGTACCCCGACCCGCTGGCGCGCGGCGCGTTCGTGGGGCTGACGCTGCGCAGCGGGCTGGGCGACATGGTGCGCGCGGTGATGGAGGGCGTGGCCTTCGGCCTGCGCGACAACCTCGAGCTGCTGCGCGGCCTGGGCGTGCGGCCGGCCACCGCCGCGGTGAGCGGCGGCGCGTCGCAGAGCGCGGTCTGGCGCCAGATCCTCACCGACATCGCCGGCATCCCGCTGTATACGATCAATAGCAGCGAGGGCGCGGCACTCGGCGCGGCCATCCTGGCGGCGGTCGGCGCAGGCGCCTGGCCCGACGTGCCGAGCGCCTGCGACGCCCTGATCCATCAGGTCGACATAAGTGAGCCAGACCGCGCTGGCGTGGACGACTACGAGCGGCTCTACCCGATCTACCGCAGGCTCTACCCGGCGCTGCGCCAGTCGTTTGCCGAGCTGGCCGCGTTTGAAGGGTAA
- a CDS encoding MFS transporter, with protein MQSTQAPRPEPAAEHLRPRPSLRQTFAALRYRNYRLWFSGQLVSLFGTWMQATAQGYLVFQLTNSPAYLGYVGFAAGVPAWLFTLYGGVIADRVSRRSLMLVTQTVMMILAFLLAGLVFARVVQPWQIVGLAFLLGVANAFDGPARLAFVVELVDREDLTNAIALNATMFNLASASGPALAGLTYALVGPAWCFLVNGLSFLAVIVALLRMQIAPQARRERHGSAWAELAEGMRYIVGEPSVRTLIALIGVTSMFGVSFATLFPAWAVNVLGGDATTNGLLQSARGLGALLGALTLATLGRFRFKGRLLTLGTFAFPLLLLLFTFMRVLPLALLVLVGAGMAVILIMNLSNALVQGLVPDALRGRVMSVHSMVFFGCMPLGALLVGALAEYANAALAMGVGALVSLLFAVLLFVFVPRLRALE; from the coding sequence ATGCAATCAACGCAAGCGCCACGGCCCGAGCCGGCGGCCGAACACCTGCGGCCACGCCCAAGCCTACGGCAGACCTTCGCGGCCCTGCGCTATCGCAACTACCGGCTGTGGTTCAGCGGGCAGCTGGTATCGTTGTTCGGCACCTGGATGCAGGCGACCGCGCAGGGCTACCTGGTCTTTCAGCTGACGAACTCGCCGGCCTACCTCGGCTATGTTGGGTTCGCGGCCGGCGTACCAGCCTGGCTGTTTACGCTCTACGGCGGCGTAATCGCCGATCGGGTATCGCGCCGGTCGTTGATGCTGGTAACCCAGACTGTCATGATGATTCTGGCGTTTCTGCTGGCCGGGCTGGTGTTCGCCAGGGTAGTGCAGCCGTGGCAGATCGTCGGGCTGGCGTTTTTGCTAGGCGTGGCGAATGCCTTCGACGGGCCGGCCCGGCTGGCCTTTGTGGTCGAGCTGGTCGATCGGGAGGATCTGACCAATGCGATCGCGCTGAACGCCACCATGTTCAACCTGGCCTCGGCCAGCGGGCCGGCCCTGGCCGGGCTGACCTACGCGCTGGTTGGGCCGGCCTGGTGCTTCCTGGTGAACGGGCTGTCGTTTCTGGCGGTGATCGTGGCGCTGCTACGTATGCAGATCGCGCCGCAGGCGCGCCGCGAGCGGCACGGCTCGGCCTGGGCCGAGCTGGCCGAGGGCATGCGCTACATCGTGGGCGAGCCGTCGGTTCGCACGCTGATCGCGCTGATTGGCGTCACCAGCATGTTCGGTGTCTCATTCGCCACGCTATTCCCGGCCTGGGCCGTGAACGTGCTGGGCGGCGACGCCACCACCAACGGGCTGCTGCAATCGGCGCGCGGGCTGGGCGCGCTGCTGGGCGCGCTGACGCTGGCCACGCTGGGGCGGTTTCGCTTCAAAGGCCGGCTGCTGACGCTCGGCACGTTCGCATTCCCGCTGCTGTTGCTGCTGTTCACATTCATGCGCGTGCTGCCGCTGGCGCTGCTGGTGCTGGTCGGCGCGGGCATGGCCGTGATTCTGATCATGAACTTGTCGAATGCGCTGGTGCAGGGGCTGGTGCCGGATGCGCTGCGCGGCCGGGTGATGAGCGTGCATAGCATGGTCTTCTTTGGCTGCATGCCGCTAGGCGCGCTGCTGGTCGGCGCCCTCGCCGAGTATGCCAATGCCGCGCTGGCCATGGGCGTGGGCGCGCTGGTGTCGCTGCTGTTTGCCGTGCTGCTGTTTGTGTTTGTGCCGCGGCTGCGCGCGCTAGAATGA
- a CDS encoding ABC transporter ATP-binding protein, translated as MQGSSTRRWGARRGAPGQPSGGLWRALRYLGHQKRSATLAYSALVVATIAQLAVPQLVQNMIDAVTNGALANTILTQLPPAQQGAAAQRAGITLEQLRLNQSGAEALLINAALIIVAFAVLRGVFSFVQAFMAEKTSQGMAFDLRNAIFAKVQRLSFSYYDRNQTGQLMIRATDDVEKLRMFIAQGLVLTAQAFLLLGAALIILFLTNWRLTLWVLPTLPVALVLFMIFGAVSQPLFGEVQRRLSALNTILQENLAGLKVVKAFTREPYEEARFDRAATDLMAQQLRVSRTFSFLFPVVFLIAQIGQALILYFGGKQIIGGTLNLGEYQKFSLYLIYVFFPLGQLGFIISLMAQAGASAGRIFEILDSQSEIVDKPGAISLPPIAGQVEFKHVTFRYFGSGDPVLSDVSFSAAPGQTVALLGATGSGKTTIINLIPRFYDASAGAILIDGHDLRDVTIDSLRSQIGIVLQETNLFSGTIRDNIAFGRPDATLEQVQAAAQAAAAHEFIMAFPQGYDTPVGERGTTLSGGQRQRVAIARALLLDPHILILDDSTSSVDMQTEQQIQGALDGLMRGRTSFVIAQRISTVLNADQILVLDKGQIAARGTHAELMENSPVYAEIYSSQLVGDAAATPVA; from the coding sequence ATGCAAGGATCTTCCACCCGGCGTTGGGGTGCCCGGCGCGGCGCACCTGGCCAGCCAAGCGGCGGGCTATGGCGCGCGCTGCGCTACCTGGGCCACCAGAAGCGCTCGGCGACACTCGCCTATAGCGCGCTGGTAGTCGCGACGATCGCCCAGCTGGCGGTGCCGCAGCTGGTGCAGAATATGATCGACGCCGTCACCAACGGCGCGCTGGCCAACACCATCCTGACGCAGCTGCCGCCGGCCCAGCAAGGCGCGGCCGCCCAGCGTGCCGGCATCACGCTCGAGCAGCTGCGGCTCAATCAGTCTGGCGCCGAGGCGCTGCTGATCAACGCCGCGCTGATCATCGTGGCCTTCGCGGTGCTGCGCGGCGTGTTCTCGTTCGTGCAGGCGTTTATGGCCGAGAAGACCTCGCAGGGCATGGCCTTCGACCTGCGCAACGCAATCTTCGCGAAAGTCCAGCGGCTATCGTTCAGCTACTACGATCGCAACCAGACCGGCCAGCTCATGATCCGCGCCACCGACGATGTCGAGAAGCTGCGCATGTTCATCGCGCAGGGCCTGGTGCTCACCGCGCAGGCGTTTCTGCTCCTCGGCGCCGCGCTGATCATCCTGTTCCTCACCAACTGGCGCCTGACGCTGTGGGTGCTACCGACGCTGCCGGTGGCGCTGGTGCTGTTCATGATCTTCGGCGCGGTCAGCCAGCCGCTGTTCGGCGAGGTGCAGCGCCGGCTCTCGGCGCTCAACACCATTCTGCAAGAGAACCTGGCCGGCCTCAAGGTGGTCAAGGCCTTCACGCGCGAGCCATACGAGGAGGCGCGCTTCGACCGCGCCGCCACCGACCTGATGGCCCAGCAGCTGCGCGTCAGCCGCACATTCTCGTTTCTGTTCCCGGTGGTGTTTCTGATCGCGCAGATCGGCCAGGCGCTGATATTGTACTTCGGCGGCAAGCAGATCATCGGCGGCACGCTCAACCTGGGCGAATACCAGAAGTTCAGCCTGTACCTGATCTACGTATTCTTCCCGCTCGGCCAGCTCGGCTTCATCATCTCGCTCATGGCCCAGGCCGGCGCGTCGGCCGGGCGGATCTTCGAGATCCTCGACTCGCAGAGCGAGATCGTCGACAAGCCCGGCGCGATCAGCCTGCCGCCGATCGCCGGCCAGGTCGAGTTCAAGCACGTGACCTTCCGCTACTTCGGCAGCGGCGACCCGGTGCTAAGCGACGTGAGCTTCAGCGCCGCGCCGGGCCAGACGGTTGCGCTGCTGGGTGCGACCGGCAGCGGCAAGACCACGATCATCAACCTGATTCCGCGCTTCTACGACGCCAGCGCCGGCGCGATCCTGATCGACGGCCACGACCTGCGCGATGTGACGATCGATAGCTTGCGCAGCCAGATCGGTATCGTGCTGCAAGAGACCAACCTGTTCAGCGGGACGATCCGCGATAACATCGCCTTCGGCCGGCCGGATGCCACGCTCGAGCAGGTGCAGGCCGCCGCGCAGGCCGCCGCCGCGCACGAGTTTATCATGGCCTTCCCGCAGGGCTACGACACGCCCGTGGGCGAGCGCGGCACCACGCTCTCGGGCGGGCAGCGCCAGCGCGTTGCAATCGCCCGCGCGCTGCTGCTCGACCCGCACATTCTGATTTTGGACGACTCGACCAGCAGCGTGGACATGCAGACCGAGCAGCAGATCCAGGGCGCGCTCGACGGCCTGATGCGCGGGCGCACCAGCTTCGTGATCGCCCAGCGCATCAGCACGGTGCTGAACGCCGACCAGATCCTGGTGCTCGACAAAGGCCAGATCGCCGCGCGCGGCACGCACGCCGAGCTGATGGAGAATAGCCCGGTGTACGCCGAAATTTACAGCTCGCAGCTGGTTGGCGACGCCGCCGCTACGCCTGTGGCCTAA
- a CDS encoding MarR family transcriptional regulator — translation MNPPSSNAQRLLRLFEQLRGAKASPAFARLHALNISPSHMRAMHMLASVPALPMKDLAEQLGLTPPSVTALTRRLVQTGLVQRQPHHDDSRVALLSLTDDGRALLHDLYRAQLARMERLLEGLSPDEQLLLLGLLERALATLRAPE, via the coding sequence ATGAACCCACCGTCGTCGAATGCCCAGCGGCTGCTACGCCTGTTCGAGCAGCTGCGCGGCGCCAAAGCCAGCCCCGCGTTTGCGCGGCTGCACGCGCTGAACATCTCACCCTCGCACATGCGCGCCATGCATATGCTCGCGAGCGTGCCGGCGCTGCCCATGAAGGATCTGGCTGAGCAGCTAGGCCTGACGCCGCCGTCGGTGACGGCGCTGACCCGCCGGCTGGTGCAGACCGGGCTGGTGCAGCGCCAGCCGCACCACGACGACAGCCGCGTCGCTCTGTTATCGCTCACCGACGACGGGCGTGCCCTGCTGCACGACCTGTATCGCGCCCAGCTGGCGCGCATGGAGCGCTTGCTCGAGGGGCTTTCGCCCGACGAGCAGCTGCTGTTGCTCGGCCTGCTCGAGCGCGCGCTTGCGACATTGCGGGCGCCGGAGTAG